From Pseudomonas putida, one genomic window encodes:
- a CDS encoding c-type cytochrome, with the protein MKRLRSAVAIFVLSTWAACGSASDIDGKKVYEQWCAACHAPGDAYAGTMALDARYKGTLPASLEERSDLSPEMVEYFVRNGVSIMPFFRKVEISDGELDALAAYLAKSMSEK; encoded by the coding sequence ATGAAACGGCTTCGTAGCGCAGTAGCAATTTTCGTATTGAGCACGTGGGCGGCTTGTGGATCAGCTAGCGATATCGATGGCAAGAAAGTTTATGAGCAATGGTGCGCAGCTTGTCACGCTCCAGGCGATGCCTATGCGGGAACTATGGCTTTGGATGCTCGCTATAAAGGAACACTCCCCGCCAGTCTTGAAGAGCGCTCGGATCTCTCACCTGAAATGGTCGAATACTTTGTGCGCAACGGCGTCTCTATCATGCCGTTCTTCCGTAAAGTTGAAATAAGTGACGGTGAATTAGATGCACTGGCCGCGTATCTCGCCAAATCAATGAGTGAAAAATAG
- a CDS encoding alpha/beta fold hydrolase — protein sequence MIHFPTGDRRVDHGNYTQQIWQVDGTSTVVYHAGSGDPLVYFHGAGTWHGISFAELWPADFSSYLPYHPGFGASSVNPRITSMQGYVDHYERLFDLLGFDQVNLVGTSLGGFLAAEFAARHSNRVKRLVLACPAGLQVERFPATDLSKVSPDQIPAFLVHDTCHLTPYLPEGEDAQFAAMRRQEAEASERFMHGGKMINPDMPSVLQSIQIPTLIIWGKEDRILPVGQAEFWHQLIPQSEVKVVGQAGHLVLDESATARHAVSEFLLRP from the coding sequence ATGATTCACTTTCCCACCGGTGATCGGCGAGTAGATCACGGAAATTACACACAACAAATATGGCAAGTGGACGGTACAAGCACGGTTGTCTACCACGCTGGTTCCGGCGATCCATTAGTCTATTTTCACGGAGCGGGAACTTGGCACGGCATTAGCTTTGCTGAACTATGGCCTGCTGATTTCTCAAGCTACTTGCCGTACCACCCAGGCTTCGGAGCTTCTTCCGTCAATCCGCGAATCACATCGATGCAGGGCTACGTCGATCATTACGAAAGATTGTTCGATCTGCTTGGTTTCGATCAGGTTAATCTGGTAGGCACTTCGCTGGGGGGGTTTCTTGCAGCTGAGTTCGCTGCACGGCACAGCAATCGCGTTAAACGACTGGTGCTCGCGTGCCCCGCCGGTCTCCAAGTAGAGAGATTTCCCGCGACGGATCTGAGCAAGGTCAGTCCGGATCAGATACCAGCGTTTCTTGTGCATGACACCTGTCACCTGACTCCCTACCTACCGGAGGGCGAAGATGCTCAATTCGCTGCCATGCGCAGGCAGGAAGCAGAGGCGTCGGAGCGCTTCATGCACGGCGGCAAAATGATCAACCCCGACATGCCTTCGGTCTTGCAATCCATTCAAATCCCTACCTTAATCATCTGGGGAAAAGAAGACAGGATTTTACCAGTAGGCCAAGCAGAATTCTGGCATCAGTTGATCCCTCAGAGCGAAGTGAAGGTGGTTGGGCAGGCGGGCCACTTAGTGCTAGATGAGTCGGCCACGGCCCGTCATGCAGTCAGCGAGTTCCTGCTTCGTCCTTAG
- a CDS encoding NAD(P)-dependent oxidoreductase, which translates to MNIGFIGLGTMGEPMATRLAQAGFPLTVFDLNRAAADRLAVLGARQATSVAEVADTAEVVFVSLPTPEIVQKVALGEGGIATGKKVRIYIDLSTTGPRVAKLVARELIARSIIALDCPVSGGAAGATKGTLALMASGPSAAFDEVAPMLQCIGKAIYCGDGAGLGQTMKLVNNLVSVTALAVSSEAMVMGVKAGLAPEVMLDVLNAGSGRNSATVDKLPRAVLPRTFDFGFTTALSLKDTRLCLDEAEAMGIPMPVGNAVRQMLNMTRATYGDDADYTRMICVLEQWAGVELPIVTKA; encoded by the coding sequence ATGAACATTGGATTTATCGGACTGGGCACTATGGGTGAGCCGATGGCGACTCGCCTGGCTCAGGCAGGTTTCCCACTAACAGTCTTTGACCTGAACCGCGCTGCGGCAGATCGCCTTGCAGTACTTGGGGCGCGGCAGGCCACATCGGTGGCGGAAGTAGCAGATACGGCAGAGGTCGTTTTTGTAAGCCTACCTACTCCCGAGATCGTTCAAAAAGTCGCCTTGGGAGAAGGTGGTATAGCTACGGGGAAAAAAGTCCGTATCTATATTGACCTGTCGACCACCGGGCCTCGGGTCGCGAAGCTTGTCGCCAGAGAACTGATCGCCCGTAGCATTATAGCTCTGGATTGTCCGGTGAGCGGTGGCGCTGCAGGTGCGACTAAAGGCACATTGGCTTTGATGGCCTCAGGCCCCAGTGCCGCATTCGACGAGGTAGCGCCAATGCTTCAATGTATTGGAAAAGCGATTTACTGCGGCGACGGTGCTGGACTGGGTCAAACCATGAAACTCGTCAACAACCTTGTCTCAGTAACAGCCCTTGCAGTTTCTTCCGAAGCAATGGTCATGGGCGTAAAAGCGGGATTGGCTCCAGAGGTGATGCTCGATGTGCTCAATGCAGGAAGTGGTCGTAACAGTGCTACAGTGGACAAGCTTCCTAGGGCAGTGCTCCCGCGCACATTCGACTTCGGCTTCACTACCGCTCTCTCCCTAAAAGACACACGCCTTTGTCTGGACGAAGCCGAAGCCATGGGTATTCCAATGCCAGTCGGAAATGCCGTGCGTCAGATGCTCAACATGACACGTGCCACCTACGGTGACGATGCAGATTACACTCGCATGATCTGCGTGCTGGAGCAATGGGCCGGCGTTGAACTGCCGATAGTTACTAAAGCCTGA
- a CDS encoding FAD-dependent oxidoreductase: MIAALGLARQGVQVTVIDKAPEVSRWPRAMVYLSSTLKVLDELGLLAAAHDVAATGYEYNIRFGLTGTIGRLNFRDVEDLTPYAYNLHFGQDVLAEIVLKEFLKLPGAQVRWNVAFENVVKNDSSVVVSVVTAEGPSILEADWLIAADGARSSVRKNLGIDFEGFTWDDVFMATNVIYDFDKHGYAPSTMLAHADDWAVIAKIDNHHQWRIAYGEAASLSEDERLARIPERIKQFLPDPLQPFELLMANAYSVHQRSAATYRLGRILLAGDAAHATNPIGGLGFTSGIQDADQLIKCLGGCINGVFSVDALDWYAYERRRCFLEIANPTAIEFKRRTQEKNPVKRLQDEENFLALMGNREQRRRAMTSIFSLAGRDYCPEWRELYLKADESGASPNLGAHGGIMISEE; this comes from the coding sequence TTGATCGCAGCACTTGGGTTGGCTCGTCAAGGTGTACAAGTTACAGTTATTGACAAGGCACCTGAAGTTTCGCGCTGGCCGAGGGCGATGGTTTACTTGTCCTCAACATTAAAAGTCTTGGATGAGCTCGGTTTACTTGCCGCAGCCCACGATGTAGCAGCAACCGGTTATGAGTATAATATTCGCTTTGGCCTGACTGGCACTATCGGGCGACTAAATTTTCGCGACGTCGAAGATCTGACACCGTATGCCTATAATTTACATTTCGGCCAGGATGTTTTGGCTGAAATTGTCCTGAAGGAATTCTTGAAGCTTCCCGGCGCTCAAGTGCGTTGGAACGTGGCGTTCGAAAATGTAGTTAAAAATGATAGCTCTGTTGTAGTTTCTGTAGTAACGGCGGAAGGGCCCAGCATTTTAGAGGCTGATTGGTTAATTGCCGCAGATGGCGCGCGTTCTAGCGTTCGTAAAAACCTGGGGATTGATTTCGAAGGTTTTACTTGGGACGATGTGTTCATGGCGACCAACGTCATTTACGATTTCGACAAACATGGTTATGCCCCATCGACCATGCTGGCCCATGCTGACGATTGGGCGGTGATCGCGAAGATCGACAATCACCATCAATGGCGAATCGCCTACGGGGAAGCAGCCTCCTTATCCGAGGACGAGCGGCTCGCTCGGATCCCGGAGCGTATCAAACAGTTCTTGCCGGACCCTTTGCAGCCTTTTGAATTACTGATGGCGAATGCGTACAGTGTCCATCAGAGAAGTGCTGCTACCTATCGGCTGGGTCGAATACTACTTGCCGGTGATGCTGCCCATGCTACCAACCCCATAGGGGGCCTTGGTTTCACCAGCGGGATTCAAGACGCCGATCAATTGATCAAATGCCTGGGCGGATGCATCAATGGAGTATTTTCGGTAGATGCTCTGGACTGGTATGCCTATGAGCGTCGGCGCTGCTTCCTGGAAATTGCAAATCCCACAGCCATTGAATTCAAGCGCCGGACACAAGAGAAAAATCCGGTAAAACGCCTGCAGGATGAAGAAAATTTTCTCGCATTGATGGGCAATCGCGAACAGCGCCGACGAGCGATGACATCTATCTTCAGTTTGGCGGGCCGCGATTATTGTCCTGAATGGAGAGAGCTCTATTTGAAAGCAGATGAATCAGGAGCCTCGCCAAACCTTGGTGCACATGGGGGCATTATGATCTCAGAAGAGTGA
- a CDS encoding N-acyl homoserine lactonase family protein, translating to MPEYEVFAIRYATHERLRRNNFMVPDPHDGPMPMDYFVWLIRKENEHYLVDTGFNQSAADSRGRTLLRCPIQALRLLGLRPEDVGDVILTHMHYDHAGNVDLLPSAQFHLQESEMHYATGRYMRYSPLRQPFSVSDVINIVRGVYQQRVVFHQGNASLAPGIQLIHIGGHTQGLQAVRVHTSRGWVVLASDASHYYDNMEEESPFPVVLHVGEMLKGYQTLSALADSADHIIPGHDPMVRSLYPFEGDPVNDIVALHKPPRQKRQ from the coding sequence ATGCCCGAGTACGAAGTCTTCGCTATCCGCTATGCAACACACGAGCGCTTACGACGCAATAATTTCATGGTTCCTGACCCGCATGACGGCCCGATGCCGATGGACTACTTCGTCTGGCTGATCCGTAAAGAAAATGAACATTATCTGGTCGACACGGGCTTCAACCAATCGGCAGCAGATAGCCGCGGTCGAACCCTCCTCCGCTGTCCGATCCAAGCGCTACGGCTGCTTGGCCTACGACCCGAGGACGTCGGTGACGTCATCCTTACCCACATGCATTACGACCATGCCGGCAACGTTGATTTACTCCCAAGCGCACAATTCCACCTTCAAGAATCAGAGATGCATTACGCCACCGGCCGATACATGCGTTACAGCCCACTGCGTCAGCCATTTAGTGTGAGTGATGTGATCAATATCGTACGGGGAGTGTATCAGCAGCGTGTGGTTTTCCATCAAGGGAACGCATCACTGGCACCTGGTATTCAGCTGATTCATATCGGTGGCCATACTCAAGGCCTACAGGCAGTGCGGGTCCATACCTCGCGGGGCTGGGTGGTCTTGGCATCGGACGCCAGCCATTACTACGACAATATGGAGGAAGAATCGCCCTTCCCAGTCGTACTTCATGTGGGTGAAATGCTGAAGGGATATCAGACATTATCAGCTCTCGCCGATTCGGCCGACCACATCATCCCAGGGCACGACCCAATGGTCCGTAGTCTCTATCCATTCGAGGGAGATCCCGTCAACGATATAGTGGCCCTGCACAAGCCTCCTCGGCAGAAGCGTCAATGA
- a CDS encoding LuxR C-terminal-related transcriptional regulator gives MRSDNPMPHRVNLEKLDATLLSSKLHPPRLTQLIARPQLLQRLVESSNVPLIVLQSAPGYGRTCVLAQYRDSLQRQGRRVAWLTIDHSDRELDVFTMYLKTMIEQAAQGRTVPHKDARLHGGGLTECLNALLGLLDNYLDQPIFLILDDVHHLSGSDSVRLLSMLVEKAPVNLQISLSFRGEPCLSVARLRMHGKVVDIGVRDLSLSDGETSAILEMHGIRTIDPLQIESLRKRLEGWAGGLVLSAVQLRRDPELLQHLDHISGDRRQFAEFFLQDVFNRQPATIKRFLLHTSVVDQFCPPLCDLLTGSHHSHELIRECESLGLFMTPIDDQNYWYRYHPLFAEFLRKELRDQDASLQLALHERASNWFTEQGNHLEAFSQAFAAQQVQRAAEIMDTHCQDIFATQERAWQMVDRLPREVVGQFPSILLAQVWQLEMLWQFETCSELMETSRRCIQQLKQDKSLPEQKLRSLSHLLEHRELMLALLRDDLTTVQVRAQALLDDYEDAHPVVRASLYTALVTAQREHYKLGDVERLNTLATEHLKRLPNELGQVFHSAAVAPSRLMVGRINAAIQALNTALKTAEHLAGERSPLAAMVAVLLAKIHYERDDLPQAQDLITRYLPAATFIGFVDQAIAGWLTKARLAMIGGDQATAFATLDDADIFATEHKFERLRLFTLAERLKWLLRSGDIDEVIRLGRRNGLKCSVSEVSPSTHASTRDEARAMAWIRVAQAEDRLPEALSLAKLWHRYLEHVDVLRNMIRWGLIITHLSVLSGDHRAAQRMLRRTMLQAAPRQFIRVFLDEGPWLAGLLHEQLKNAVIANEPADTFATHLLRCMRPSENSASKSSLDTSQPFPILGALNSREIDILEMVDKGLLNREIGVKLGMTEGSVKWYLQQIYDKIGVRRRTQAADRARQLGILR, from the coding sequence ATGCGCAGTGATAACCCTATGCCCCATCGGGTAAATCTGGAAAAGCTCGATGCAACATTGCTTAGCTCTAAGTTGCATCCTCCCAGACTGACACAACTCATTGCCCGACCGCAGCTACTGCAGCGTCTGGTCGAATCAAGCAACGTCCCGCTCATTGTGCTGCAGTCCGCGCCTGGCTATGGCAGGACATGCGTACTCGCCCAGTATCGAGATTCTCTCCAGAGGCAAGGCAGGCGCGTCGCTTGGCTGACGATAGATCACTCAGACCGGGAACTCGACGTTTTCACGATGTACCTCAAAACCATGATTGAGCAAGCGGCTCAAGGCCGTACAGTCCCGCATAAGGACGCTCGCTTGCATGGGGGAGGTCTAACCGAATGCCTCAACGCCCTGCTCGGCTTGCTGGATAATTATCTCGACCAACCTATTTTTCTCATTCTCGATGACGTTCATCACCTGTCAGGAAGTGATTCGGTTCGACTGCTCTCAATGCTGGTAGAAAAAGCGCCTGTCAACCTCCAGATTTCTCTAAGCTTCCGTGGTGAACCTTGTCTGTCCGTTGCAAGACTTCGGATGCACGGTAAAGTGGTTGATATTGGCGTCCGGGATCTCAGCTTAAGCGACGGGGAGACCAGTGCTATCCTCGAAATGCATGGCATTCGTACTATCGATCCTCTGCAGATCGAAAGTTTGAGAAAACGGCTTGAAGGTTGGGCTGGTGGTCTAGTCTTGAGTGCAGTTCAATTACGTCGAGATCCAGAGTTGCTCCAACACCTCGACCATATCTCAGGGGACAGACGTCAGTTCGCTGAATTTTTCCTGCAGGATGTATTTAACCGGCAGCCGGCAACCATCAAAAGGTTCTTGCTTCACACGTCGGTCGTAGATCAATTCTGCCCCCCACTTTGCGATCTCCTCACCGGTTCGCATCATAGTCATGAGCTAATACGAGAGTGCGAAAGCTTGGGTCTGTTTATGACCCCTATAGATGACCAGAATTATTGGTATCGCTACCACCCATTATTTGCAGAGTTCCTGCGCAAGGAGCTGCGCGACCAAGACGCAAGCTTGCAACTAGCCCTACATGAACGTGCCAGCAATTGGTTTACGGAGCAAGGCAATCACCTGGAGGCTTTTAGTCAGGCCTTCGCGGCTCAACAAGTGCAGCGCGCAGCGGAAATCATGGACACCCACTGTCAGGACATTTTCGCCACTCAGGAACGGGCATGGCAAATGGTAGATCGCTTGCCGAGAGAGGTTGTCGGGCAGTTCCCCTCCATACTCCTTGCTCAGGTATGGCAGCTCGAAATGCTTTGGCAATTCGAGACGTGCTCTGAACTGATGGAAACCAGCCGTCGGTGCATACAGCAGTTGAAGCAAGACAAATCACTTCCGGAACAGAAGCTCCGTTCGCTCAGTCATTTGCTTGAGCACCGTGAGCTGATGCTAGCACTTTTGAGGGATGACCTTACGACGGTGCAGGTACGGGCTCAAGCCCTGCTTGACGACTACGAAGACGCCCACCCTGTGGTTCGAGCGAGCCTGTACACCGCGCTTGTGACCGCTCAACGAGAGCATTACAAGCTTGGCGATGTTGAACGACTGAATACTCTGGCCACAGAGCATCTAAAACGCTTGCCCAATGAACTTGGCCAGGTGTTCCACAGTGCCGCTGTGGCCCCTTCGCGGCTTATGGTTGGTCGAATAAATGCTGCAATCCAGGCACTCAACACTGCTCTTAAAACGGCAGAGCATTTGGCGGGCGAGCGTTCGCCGTTGGCAGCAATGGTGGCTGTCCTTTTGGCGAAAATCCACTACGAGCGTGATGATCTGCCCCAAGCCCAAGATTTAATTACGCGTTACCTCCCGGCGGCAACTTTTATCGGCTTCGTGGATCAAGCCATTGCAGGGTGGTTGACCAAGGCGAGGCTTGCCATGATCGGGGGCGATCAAGCCACTGCGTTCGCGACGCTCGATGACGCAGATATTTTTGCAACTGAACACAAGTTCGAACGCCTGCGATTATTCACATTAGCCGAACGCCTGAAATGGTTATTGCGCAGTGGTGACATTGATGAGGTCATCAGATTAGGTCGCCGCAACGGGCTCAAGTGCTCTGTTAGCGAAGTCTCTCCGTCAACGCATGCAAGTACCCGTGATGAGGCGCGAGCCATGGCCTGGATCAGGGTTGCCCAAGCCGAAGATAGGCTACCTGAAGCGCTGAGCCTAGCGAAGCTCTGGCACCGGTATCTTGAGCACGTCGATGTGCTCAGGAATATGATCCGCTGGGGGCTGATAATTACGCATCTCTCCGTGCTTTCTGGTGACCACCGAGCTGCTCAACGCATGTTACGGCGTACGATGCTCCAAGCTGCGCCCCGTCAGTTCATCCGAGTCTTCCTCGATGAAGGTCCTTGGTTAGCAGGACTATTGCATGAACAACTGAAGAATGCAGTCATCGCAAACGAGCCTGCCGACACGTTCGCCACCCATTTATTGCGGTGTATGCGACCCTCAGAAAATTCGGCAAGCAAGTCAAGCCTCGATACAAGCCAGCCGTTTCCGATCCTCGGAGCCCTTAACAGCCGCGAGATCGATATTCTGGAAATGGTCGACAAGGGGCTGCTCAATCGGGAAATAGGAGTCAAACTGGGGATGACCGAAGGTTCAGTCAAATGGTACTTGCAGCAAATCTACGACAAGATAGGTGTTCGCCGCCGCACCCAAGCCGCAGATCGAGCTCGTCAGTTGGGCATTCTACGTTGA
- a CDS encoding transposase — protein sequence MRQRSSYPKPFKAQVVQECLQPGATGYSVAINHGINANVIRKWLPLYRDQPAMSSFPAFVPLNAAPERPVVASMIIVRMHGQGARDSLQHRRRHPMALDVGAVAHSNWSGCHAVSYDLNAQAMGDLSRLNQQKNYYHLGVVVNADGQRFVGEGEDFRNYTYSGMGAKVMEQSGGIA from the coding sequence ATGCGCCAACGAAGCTCCTATCCGAAACCATTCAAAGCCCAGGTCGTCCAGGAATGCCTGCAACCTGGCGCAACCGGGTACAGTGTCGCCATCAACCACGGCATCAATGCCAACGTCATCCGCAAATGGCTGCCGCTCTATCGAGATCAGCCTGCAATGTCTTCATTTCCGGCATTCGTCCCGCTAAACGCCGCACCTGAACGGCCAGTCGTAGCGTCAATGATCATCGTGCGCATGCATGGCCAAGGTGCGCGGGACTCGCTACAACACCGGCGACGGCATCCGATGGCCTTGGACGTGGGCGCGGTTGCCCATAGCAACTGGTCGGGTTGTCACGCGGTGTCTTACGACCTCAACGCCCAGGCCATGGGCGACCTGAGCCGGCTCAATCAGCAGAAGAACTATTACCACCTAGGGGTGGTGGTCAACGCCGACGGACAACGCTTCGTAGGCGAAGGAGAAGACTTTCGCAACTACACATACTCGGGCATGGGCGCGAAGGTCATGGAACAATCGGGTGGCATCGCCTAG
- a CDS encoding FAD-binding oxidoreductase: MPTPTGLTTEDFAEVLRQFSKVVGDKWVFSSAEDLDLYRDAYSPYWGEPEEIRASAAVAPGNTEEVQQLMRIANQYKVSMYPISTGKNLGYGGSAPTYSGSVVLDLKRMNRILEVNEKQAYCVVEPGVSYFDLYRYLQDKKIKLWMDVPDPGWGSVLGNAIDRGAGYTAANFRNHFDAHCGMEVVLANGEIMRTGMGAMPGAETWQMYKTGFGPYVDGIFSQSNFGIVTKMGFWLMPEPEAFLKGTVHLSNYRDLIPLVDLMTELENQKIYTGFPDINSPLLGSPSLAGLHDFLLHGPVARDAEYKALADRGAKPEEYENYGKKNRIPFWNGAFSFYGPEKVIRAQWEYVQERFRKTVPSATFEETEYYNLPLTEEQKKTVQYPAQFGIPNMRAFSIGARSHWNPTPPSDGHAWFSPIIPRDGETIIKINEVLGTAARKLGVPFAFALNVPVPCWERCFVFIIPFWISKDPEKNKQTREAFRALIKIAAEHGWGEYRTATAFQNDVMDTYSFNNNMLLRFHETLKDAVDPNGIISPGRYGIWPQDLRRGAKR, encoded by the coding sequence ATGCCCACTCCAACCGGACTCACGACAGAAGATTTTGCCGAGGTGCTACGTCAATTTAGCAAGGTAGTAGGAGATAAATGGGTCTTCAGCAGCGCAGAGGACCTTGATCTTTACCGCGATGCCTATTCCCCTTACTGGGGGGAGCCTGAGGAGATTCGCGCATCCGCCGCCGTTGCTCCAGGGAACACCGAAGAAGTTCAACAATTGATGCGCATCGCCAACCAGTACAAAGTCTCGATGTACCCGATCTCCACGGGCAAAAATCTGGGATATGGGGGGTCCGCGCCCACTTACTCAGGATCCGTCGTGTTGGACCTGAAGCGAATGAATCGGATCCTCGAGGTCAATGAAAAGCAAGCTTATTGCGTAGTTGAACCAGGCGTGAGTTACTTTGATCTTTACCGATATTTACAGGACAAAAAAATAAAATTGTGGATGGATGTACCCGATCCCGGCTGGGGCAGTGTGCTAGGGAACGCTATTGACAGAGGCGCTGGCTACACGGCGGCCAATTTTCGCAACCACTTCGACGCCCATTGTGGAATGGAAGTGGTGTTGGCAAATGGCGAGATCATGCGGACCGGCATGGGCGCGATGCCGGGGGCAGAAACATGGCAAATGTACAAGACAGGGTTCGGTCCATACGTCGACGGCATTTTTAGCCAATCCAACTTTGGAATTGTAACCAAAATGGGTTTTTGGCTAATGCCTGAACCAGAGGCGTTTCTGAAGGGTACCGTGCACCTCTCCAACTATCGTGACTTAATCCCCTTAGTGGATCTGATGACCGAGTTGGAGAATCAGAAAATTTACACGGGCTTCCCCGATATCAACAGCCCTTTGCTCGGCTCACCTAGCTTGGCTGGCCTACACGATTTCCTACTCCACGGTCCAGTGGCGCGTGATGCCGAGTATAAAGCCTTGGCAGATCGCGGCGCGAAACCCGAAGAATACGAAAATTACGGCAAAAAAAATCGCATCCCCTTCTGGAACGGTGCGTTTAGCTTCTACGGCCCGGAAAAAGTTATTCGTGCCCAGTGGGAGTATGTACAGGAACGGTTCCGCAAGACAGTACCGAGTGCCACGTTCGAAGAGACAGAATACTACAATCTGCCCCTCACGGAGGAACAGAAAAAGACTGTTCAGTATCCCGCACAGTTCGGCATACCCAACATGCGAGCATTTTCGATCGGTGCACGATCCCATTGGAATCCGACCCCCCCTTCTGACGGCCATGCCTGGTTCTCTCCAATAATTCCGCGTGATGGAGAAACGATCATTAAGATTAACGAGGTGTTGGGCACGGCGGCTCGCAAACTTGGAGTGCCTTTCGCATTCGCCCTCAATGTTCCTGTTCCCTGCTGGGAGCGATGCTTTGTGTTCATCATCCCCTTCTGGATCTCTAAAGATCCGGAAAAAAACAAGCAGACCCGGGAAGCGTTTCGCGCCTTGATCAAGATTGCGGCCGAGCATGGCTGGGGAGAGTACCGAACTGCTACCGCCTTTCAGAACGATGTCATGGACACTTACTCATTCAACAACAATATGTTGCTACGCTTCCACGAAACGTTGAAAGATGCGGTCGACCCTAACGGCATCATCTCTCCGGGACGTTACGGTATTTGGCCACAAGATCTTCGCCGAGGAGCCAAGCGATGA
- a CDS encoding carboxymuconolactone decarboxylase family protein, producing MSSENFEKGFANRKAVLGAAHVEKSWAHADDFNKPMQELVTRYCWGEVWGDNTLSFKTRSIVNLSALTAMSQHHELSVHVKGALTNGVTKEEIRAVLMQAAIYCGVPLALAAFRVASEAIIAWEAENR from the coding sequence GTGAGTAGCGAAAATTTCGAGAAAGGCTTTGCCAATCGTAAGGCCGTGCTAGGTGCAGCACATGTTGAGAAGTCTTGGGCCCATGCAGATGATTTCAACAAGCCCATGCAAGAGCTTGTGACACGATACTGCTGGGGTGAAGTGTGGGGTGACAACACCCTCTCATTCAAGACCCGCAGCATCGTCAACCTTTCAGCGTTGACAGCGATGAGCCAACATCACGAACTGTCAGTGCATGTTAAAGGTGCGCTGACCAACGGGGTTACGAAAGAAGAAATTCGGGCAGTGCTGATGCAAGCTGCTATTTATTGCGGGGTTCCACTCGCCTTGGCAGCATTCCGCGTCGCTAGCGAAGCGATCATTGCGTGGGAAGCAGAAAACCGCTGA
- a CDS encoding alpha/beta hydrolase, which translates to MITNPHMRIPSQHTGPALEADGPVAVLIHGRSQSSRDMLDVAKRLDLPQMPIVAVDAADNSWYPYPFMEPVAHNEPSLGYSLERLDRLISELNASGIPNDRIAIVGFSQGACLACEYVFRKHQPFAALVAYTGGLIGPDGMQWQPAGCLEGMRVFLSNGDQDPWVPVERTKETLNVFKALGADTEFRVYPGRSHEICDDEIMASRALLQRALHLTTEHENPR; encoded by the coding sequence ATGATCACCAACCCCCACATGAGAATACCCAGTCAGCACACAGGACCTGCTCTTGAAGCCGATGGTCCAGTCGCGGTGCTAATCCATGGTCGTAGTCAGTCATCACGCGACATGCTAGATGTTGCCAAACGGCTGGATTTGCCACAAATGCCTATTGTGGCCGTGGATGCCGCAGACAACTCTTGGTATCCCTACCCGTTCATGGAGCCCGTTGCCCACAATGAACCAAGCTTGGGCTATTCACTGGAAAGGTTGGATCGTCTGATAAGTGAACTCAATGCCAGCGGCATTCCCAATGATCGCATCGCAATCGTCGGCTTTTCCCAAGGCGCATGCCTAGCATGTGAGTACGTATTTAGGAAGCACCAGCCATTTGCTGCGCTTGTGGCTTACACCGGCGGGCTGATCGGACCCGATGGAATGCAATGGCAGCCTGCAGGCTGTCTAGAGGGAATGCGTGTTTTCTTGAGCAACGGAGATCAGGACCCGTGGGTACCCGTTGAGCGCACGAAAGAAACCCTGAATGTGTTCAAAGCCTTAGGCGCAGATACAGAGTTCAGGGTATATCCCGGCCGGTCGCATGAGATTTGCGACGACGAAATCATGGCGAGCAGAGCATTGCTTCAGCGTGCGTTGCACCTAACGACGGAGCACGAGAACCCCCGCTAA